A genomic segment from Malus domestica chromosome 05, GDT2T_hap1 encodes:
- the LOC103435307 gene encoding polygalacturonase QRT3, producing the protein MEATLPKTALIWSIFMGFCIFIVIHVYAEDSQMGYRQFSGGDYNDHLRKLQEFKASLLRHDSISVAPSSIVPSPSPSLIAPPTGSTSPRVYHVTSYGADPTGSRDSTDALAQAMADAFRGPTEGFLIEGIANLGGAQIDLEGGLYLISRPLRLPGAGVGNLMIHGGTLRASDDFPAEGYLIDLSPTSSGNMKEETKKESSMSAQLSSSSYNYEYITLKDLLLDSNYRGGGISVINSLRTSIDNCYITHFTTNGILVQSGHETYIRNSFLGQHITAGGDHGERNFSGTAINLMGNDNAVTDVVIFSAAVGIMISGPANLLSGVHCYNKATGFGGTGIYLRLPGLTQTRIVNSYMDYTGIVAEDPVQLDISNSFFLGDAYIVLKSIKGVANGVNIVNNMFSGFNKGIGIVQLDQTNGPFKDVEQVYVDRNNVRGMNIKGTVGRRSVQGNGSSWTVDFNPILLFPNLIRHVQYTLRAGGNAFPNHALRNMSNNRVVIESNVAVPASVFVTVDQGVAN; encoded by the exons ATGGAGGCGACATTGCCGAAAACGGCTCTAATATGGTCAATCTTCATGGGATTTTGTATCTTCATCGTAATTCATGTCTACGCAGAAGATTCTCAAATGGGATATCGTCAGTTTTCCGGTGGCGATTACAACGATCATTTGCGAAAACTGCAAGAGTTCAAGGCTTCACTCCTCCGCCATGATTCGATTTCTGTTGCACCATCTTCAATCGTACCCTCTCCTAGTCCTAGCCTTATTGCTCCGCCGACG GGGAGCACTAGTCCACGTGTATATCACGTGACATCGTACGGCGCTGATCCGACGGGGAGCAGAGACAGCACTGATGCACTTGCTCAAGCAATGGCTGATGCATTTAGAGGCCCAACTGAAGGGTTCTTGATAGAGGGAATTGCCAATCTTGGAGGTGCCCAGATCGATCTTGAGGGTGGCCTTTATCTGATCAGCAGGCCCCTGAGGTTGCCTGGAGCTGGAGTAGGAAACCTTATG ATTCATGGAGGAACGTTACGTGCCTCGGATGATTTTCCAGCTGAGGGTTACCTAATCGATTTATCGCCAACATCATCCGGTAACATGAAAGAAGAAACCAAAAAAGAGAGCTCAATGTCTGCACAGCTTTCATCATCATCCTACAACTATGAGTACATAACTCTCAAGGACCTATTGTTGGACTCTAACTACAGGGGAGGGGGCATTTCTGTCATAAACTCACTTAGGACCAGCATAGACAATTGTTACATAACACATTTCACCACCAATGGGATCCTAGTCCAAAGTGGCCACGAAACCTACATCCGAAACTCCTTCCTAGGGCAACACATCACCGCCGGTGGTGATCATGGCGAAAGGAACTTTTCGGGGACTGCGATTAACCTAATGGGGAATGACAATGCTGTGACAGATGTGGTAATTTTTTCTGCTGCCGTTGGCATTATGATTTCAGGTCCGGCCAACTTACTTTCCGGGGTCCATTGCTACAATAAGGCCACCGGATTTGGCGGCACGGGAATTTATTTAAGATTGCCCGGGTTGACACAAACACGAATCGTGAATTCGTACATGGACTACACCGGCATTGTTGCAGAAGATCCGGTGCAGCTTGATATCTCCAACAGTTTTTTCCTTGGTGATGCATACATTGTCCTAAAATCAATAAAAGGGGTTGCCAATGGGGTCAATATTGTAAACAACATGTTTAGTGGGTTCAATAAGGGGATAGGGATTGTTCAATTGGACCAAACAAATGGGCCTTTCAAAGATGTTGAACAAGTATATGTGGACAGGAACAATGTGAGGGGTATGAACATAAAGGGCACGGTTGGAAGGAGGTCTGTGCAAGGCAATGGGAGTTCATGGACCGTAGATTTCAATCCAATTCTACTATTTCCTAACCTTATTCGGCACGTTCAATACACGCTAAGGGCCGGTGGCAATGCGTTCCCGAACCATGCCCTCAGGAATATGTCGAATAACCGTGTTGTAATCGAGTCGAATGTGGCGGTTCCGGCTTCTGTTTTTGTGACAGTTGATCAAGGAGTGGCAAACTGA